In one window of Bombus vancouverensis nearcticus chromosome 10, iyBomVanc1_principal, whole genome shotgun sequence DNA:
- the AP-1gamma gene encoding adaptor protein complex 1, gamma subunit isoform X8, translating into MLQNTVRMPAPTRLRDLIRQIRAARTAAEERTVVNKECAYIRSTFREEDSVWRCRNIAKLLYIHMLGYPAHFGQLECLKLIASPRFTDKRIGYLGAMLLLDERQDVHLLITNCLKNDLNSSTQFVIGLALCTLGAIASPEMARDLASEVERLMKSANAYIRKKAALCAFRIIRRVPELMEMFLPATRSLITEKNHGVLITGVTLITEMCENSVDTLNHFKKECGHREIVPNLVRILKNLILAGYSPEHDVSGVSDPFLQVKILRLLRILGRNDIDASEAMNDILAQVATNTETSKNVGNTILYETVLSIMDIKSESGLRVLAVNILGRFLLNNDKNIRYVALNTLLKTVYVDTSAVQRHRSTILECLKDPDVSIRRRAMELSFALVNSNNIRNMMKELLLFLERADPEFKAQCSSNIVMSAERFAPNKRWHLETLFKVLVAAGNYVRDDVVACTIQLISETQSQQSYAVSALWRALEKDTSDKQPLAQVATWCIGEYGDLLLYGPPSEDIDTPVNLTEDEVIDVYQRLLWSPQNTVVTKQYTLLSLTKLSTRFQKGNEKIRQIIDTFGSNLHIELQQRGIEFSQLFRKYDHLRSALLERMPPMETARPQANGIIGMVNGEPEPEEDKSSVLEASTPPSDSSALLDLLGTTDLGMTSSVSNKSPPSNSTNTVNNNDLLDLLGSLDLSAPTSTSTLPQAQTPLQIFSPTNTTNFLVDGLLNSSSIQNDTLSMIVLDKAGLKITFKLERPPDIADLLIINMSAQNSGSAILTDFLFQAAVPKTFQLQMLSPSSTVIPPSGQVTQVLKVTNISKVPLRMRLRISYTGPTGPVLEQTEVNNFPSLTLQ; encoded by the exons ATGCTTCAGAACACGg TTAGAATGCCTGCACCAACTCGATTGAGGGATCTCATCAGACAAATAAGAGCTGCTAGAACTGCAGCAGAAGAAAGGACAGTTGTTAACAAGGAATGTGCTTATATTCGTTCAACATTCAGAGAAGAAGATAGTGTATGGAGATGTCGCAATATTGcgaaacttttatatattcatatgCTTGG ATATCCAGCTCATTTTGGTCAACTAGAATGTCTAAAACTTATTGCATCCCCAAGGTTTACAGATAAACGAATTGGTTACTTAGGTGCAATGTTACTGCTAGATGAACGACAAGATGTTCATCTTTTAATtacaaattgtttaaaaaa TGATTTAAATAGCTCCACACAATTTGTTATTGGTTTGGCATTATGTACTTTGGGTGCAATTGCATCACCAGAAATGGCAAGGGATTTGGCATCTGAAGTTGAGAGGCTAATGAAGTCAGCAAATGCATATATTCGAAAAAAAGCAGCACTTTGTGCATTCAGAATTATTAGACGTGTACCAGAGTTAATGGAAATGTTTCTACCTGCTACTCGTAGTTTAATTACAGAGAAAAACCATGGTGTATTAATTACAGGTGTCACACTTATTACAGAAATGTGTGAAAATAGTGTTGATACATTGAATCATTTTAAAAAG GAATGCGGCCATCGAGAG aTTGTGCCAAATCTTGTGAGGatcttaaaaaatttaatactagCTGGATATTCTCCAGAACATGATGTATCTGGAGTATCTGACCCGTTCCTTCAAGTAAAAATATTACGTCTCCTTCGAATTTTGGGACGTAATGATATCGATGCATCCGAAGCAATGAACGATATACTTGCGCAAGTTGCAACTAATACAGAAACTAGCAAAAATGTTGGAAATactatattatatgaaactgtATTATCTATTATGGATATAAAATCTGAAAGTGGACTGAGAGTGTTAGCAGTGAATATATTAGGtcgatttttattaaataacgaTAAGAACATCCGATATGTTGCTTTGAATACGTTATTAAAAACAGTTTATGTAGATACAAGTGCAGTACAAAGACATCGCTCAACAATCCTG GAGTGTCTAAAAGACCCGGATGTATCGATTAGAAGACGAGCTATGGAGCTTAGTTTTGCACTTGTAAATTCAAACAATATTAGGAACATGATGAAAGAGTTATTACTTTTTTTGGAACGTGCTGATCCAGAATTTAAAGCGCAATGTAGTAGTAACATAGTAATGTCTGCCGAAAGATTTGCGCCAAATAAACGTTGGCATCTTGAAACGTTATTCAAAGTTCTTGTTGCT GCTGGTAATTATGTTCGAGATGATGTAGTAGCATGCACCATTCAGTTAATTTCAGAAACCCAATCACAGCAAAGCTATGCTGTCAGTGCATTGTGGAGAGCACTGGAAAAAGATACATCCGATAAGCAACCTTTGGCTCAAGTTGCAACATGGTGTATTGGTGAATATGGTGATTTATTACTATATGGACCACCATCAGAAGATATAGATACTCCTGTCAAT ttAACAGAAGATGAAGTTATTGATGTTTATCAAAGGTTACTCTGGAGTCCGCAAAATACAGTAGTCACGAAACAATATACATTATTATCTCTCACAAAACTTAGCACAAGATTTCAGAAGGGTAATGA AAAAATTCGTCAAATAATTGATACATTTGGAAGCAATTTACATATAGAATTGCAACAACGAGGTATCGAATTTTCACAGTTGTTCAGAAAATATGATCATTTACGATCTGCATTACTTGAAAGAATGCCTCCTATGGAAACTGCTAGACCACAAGCTAATGGAATTATTGGTATGGTAAATGGTGAACCAGAACCAGAAGAAGATAAATCTTCAGTTTTGGAAGCGAGTACTCCACCATCTGATTCA AGTGCACTTCTAGATTTGCTTGGAACCACCGACTTAGGAATGACATCTTCTGTATCAAATAAAAGTCCACCTTctaattcaacaaatacagtaAACAATAATGATCTTTTGGATCTACTTGGTAGTTTGGATTTAAGTGCACCTACATCTACATCTACACTGCCACAGGCACAAACGCCATTACAAATATTTAGTCCCACTAACACAACAAACTTTTTAGTGGATGGTTTGCTTAATTCATCATCAATTCAAAATG ATACACTTTCTATGATTGTATTGGATAAAGCAGGACTTAAAATAACCTTCAAATTGGAAAGACCACCAGACATTGctgatttattaattattaatatgtcAGCGCAAAATTCTGGAAGTGCTATATTGACTGATTTTCTGTTTCAAGCAGCAGTTCCTAAG acATTCCAACTACAAATGTTGTCACCATCAAGCACAGTCATTCCTCCTTCTGGACAAGTTACTCAAGTATTGAAAGTTACAAATATCAGCAAA GTACCTTTAAGAATGAGATTACGTATATCTTACACTGGACCAACAGGACCAGTTTTGGAACAAACGGAAGTAAATaattttccttccctaacattgCAGTGA
- the AP-1gamma gene encoding adaptor protein complex 1, gamma subunit isoform X7 encodes MNASEHGFNPAFNMASIKQAFNEAVERVRMPAPTRLRDLIRQIRAARTAAEERTVVNKECAYIRSTFREEDSVWRCRNIAKLLYIHMLGYPAHFGQLECLKLIASPRFTDKRIGYLGAMLLLDERQDVHLLITNCLKNDLNSSTQFVIGLALCTLGAIASPEMARDLASEVERLMKSANAYIRKKAALCAFRIIRRVPELMEMFLPATRSLITEKNHGVLITGVTLITEMCENSVDTLNHFKKIVPNLVRILKNLILAGYSPEHDVSGVSDPFLQVKILRLLRILGRNDIDASEAMNDILAQVATNTETSKNVGNTILYETVLSIMDIKSESGLRVLAVNILGRFLLNNDKNIRYVALNTLLKTVYVDTSAVQRHRSTILECLKDPDVSIRRRAMELSFALVNSNNIRNMMKELLLFLERADPEFKAQCSSNIVMSAERFAPNKRWHLETLFKVLVAAGNYVRDDVVACTIQLISETQSQQSYAVSALWRALEKDTSDKQPLAQVATWCIGEYGDLLLYGPPSEDIDTPVNLTEDEVIDVYQRLLWSPQNTVVTKQYTLLSLTKLSTRFQKGNEKIRQIIDTFGSNLHIELQQRGIEFSQLFRKYDHLRSALLERMPPMETARPQANGIIGMVNGEPEPEEDKSSVLEASTPPSDSSALLDLLGTTDLGMTSSVSNKSPPSNSTNTVNNNDLLDLLGSLDLSAPTSTSTLPQAQTPLQIFSPTNTTNFLVDGLLNSSSIQNDTLSMIVLDKAGLKITFKLERPPDIADLLIINMSAQNSGSAILTDFLFQAAVPKTFQLQMLSPSSTVIPPSGQVTQVLKVTNISKVPLRMRLRISYTGPTGPVLEQTEVNNFPSLTLQ; translated from the exons ATGAATGCTTCAGAACACGg GTTTAACCCAGCCTTTAATATGGCCTCCATAAAACAAGCATTTAATGAAGCAGTAGAAAGAG TTAGAATGCCTGCACCAACTCGATTGAGGGATCTCATCAGACAAATAAGAGCTGCTAGAACTGCAGCAGAAGAAAGGACAGTTGTTAACAAGGAATGTGCTTATATTCGTTCAACATTCAGAGAAGAAGATAGTGTATGGAGATGTCGCAATATTGcgaaacttttatatattcatatgCTTGG ATATCCAGCTCATTTTGGTCAACTAGAATGTCTAAAACTTATTGCATCCCCAAGGTTTACAGATAAACGAATTGGTTACTTAGGTGCAATGTTACTGCTAGATGAACGACAAGATGTTCATCTTTTAATtacaaattgtttaaaaaa TGATTTAAATAGCTCCACACAATTTGTTATTGGTTTGGCATTATGTACTTTGGGTGCAATTGCATCACCAGAAATGGCAAGGGATTTGGCATCTGAAGTTGAGAGGCTAATGAAGTCAGCAAATGCATATATTCGAAAAAAAGCAGCACTTTGTGCATTCAGAATTATTAGACGTGTACCAGAGTTAATGGAAATGTTTCTACCTGCTACTCGTAGTTTAATTACAGAGAAAAACCATGGTGTATTAATTACAGGTGTCACACTTATTACAGAAATGTGTGAAAATAGTGTTGATACATTGAATCATTTTAAAAAG aTTGTGCCAAATCTTGTGAGGatcttaaaaaatttaatactagCTGGATATTCTCCAGAACATGATGTATCTGGAGTATCTGACCCGTTCCTTCAAGTAAAAATATTACGTCTCCTTCGAATTTTGGGACGTAATGATATCGATGCATCCGAAGCAATGAACGATATACTTGCGCAAGTTGCAACTAATACAGAAACTAGCAAAAATGTTGGAAATactatattatatgaaactgtATTATCTATTATGGATATAAAATCTGAAAGTGGACTGAGAGTGTTAGCAGTGAATATATTAGGtcgatttttattaaataacgaTAAGAACATCCGATATGTTGCTTTGAATACGTTATTAAAAACAGTTTATGTAGATACAAGTGCAGTACAAAGACATCGCTCAACAATCCTG GAGTGTCTAAAAGACCCGGATGTATCGATTAGAAGACGAGCTATGGAGCTTAGTTTTGCACTTGTAAATTCAAACAATATTAGGAACATGATGAAAGAGTTATTACTTTTTTTGGAACGTGCTGATCCAGAATTTAAAGCGCAATGTAGTAGTAACATAGTAATGTCTGCCGAAAGATTTGCGCCAAATAAACGTTGGCATCTTGAAACGTTATTCAAAGTTCTTGTTGCT GCTGGTAATTATGTTCGAGATGATGTAGTAGCATGCACCATTCAGTTAATTTCAGAAACCCAATCACAGCAAAGCTATGCTGTCAGTGCATTGTGGAGAGCACTGGAAAAAGATACATCCGATAAGCAACCTTTGGCTCAAGTTGCAACATGGTGTATTGGTGAATATGGTGATTTATTACTATATGGACCACCATCAGAAGATATAGATACTCCTGTCAAT ttAACAGAAGATGAAGTTATTGATGTTTATCAAAGGTTACTCTGGAGTCCGCAAAATACAGTAGTCACGAAACAATATACATTATTATCTCTCACAAAACTTAGCACAAGATTTCAGAAGGGTAATGA AAAAATTCGTCAAATAATTGATACATTTGGAAGCAATTTACATATAGAATTGCAACAACGAGGTATCGAATTTTCACAGTTGTTCAGAAAATATGATCATTTACGATCTGCATTACTTGAAAGAATGCCTCCTATGGAAACTGCTAGACCACAAGCTAATGGAATTATTGGTATGGTAAATGGTGAACCAGAACCAGAAGAAGATAAATCTTCAGTTTTGGAAGCGAGTACTCCACCATCTGATTCA AGTGCACTTCTAGATTTGCTTGGAACCACCGACTTAGGAATGACATCTTCTGTATCAAATAAAAGTCCACCTTctaattcaacaaatacagtaAACAATAATGATCTTTTGGATCTACTTGGTAGTTTGGATTTAAGTGCACCTACATCTACATCTACACTGCCACAGGCACAAACGCCATTACAAATATTTAGTCCCACTAACACAACAAACTTTTTAGTGGATGGTTTGCTTAATTCATCATCAATTCAAAATG ATACACTTTCTATGATTGTATTGGATAAAGCAGGACTTAAAATAACCTTCAAATTGGAAAGACCACCAGACATTGctgatttattaattattaatatgtcAGCGCAAAATTCTGGAAGTGCTATATTGACTGATTTTCTGTTTCAAGCAGCAGTTCCTAAG acATTCCAACTACAAATGTTGTCACCATCAAGCACAGTCATTCCTCCTTCTGGACAAGTTACTCAAGTATTGAAAGTTACAAATATCAGCAAA GTACCTTTAAGAATGAGATTACGTATATCTTACACTGGACCAACAGGACCAGTTTTGGAACAAACGGAAGTAAATaattttccttccctaacattgCAGTGA
- the AP-1gamma gene encoding adaptor protein complex 1, gamma subunit isoform X3: MWTYYESEDWSVLPPELNRRFNPAFNMASIKQAFNEAVERVSTVRMPAPTRLRDLIRQIRAARTAAEERTVVNKECAYIRSTFREEDSVWRCRNIAKLLYIHMLGYPAHFGQLECLKLIASPRFTDKRIGYLGAMLLLDERQDVHLLITNCLKNDLNSSTQFVIGLALCTLGAIASPEMARDLASEVERLMKSANAYIRKKAALCAFRIIRRVPELMEMFLPATRSLITEKNHGVLITGVTLITEMCENSVDTLNHFKKIVPNLVRILKNLILAGYSPEHDVSGVSDPFLQVKILRLLRILGRNDIDASEAMNDILAQVATNTETSKNVGNTILYETVLSIMDIKSESGLRVLAVNILGRFLLNNDKNIRYVALNTLLKTVYVDTSAVQRHRSTILECLKDPDVSIRRRAMELSFALVNSNNIRNMMKELLLFLERADPEFKAQCSSNIVMSAERFAPNKRWHLETLFKVLVAAGNYVRDDVVACTIQLISETQSQQSYAVSALWRALEKDTSDKQPLAQVATWCIGEYGDLLLYGPPSEDIDTPVNLTEDEVIDVYQRLLWSPQNTVVTKQYTLLSLTKLSTRFQKGNEKIRQIIDTFGSNLHIELQQRGIEFSQLFRKYDHLRSALLERMPPMETARPQANGIIGMVNGEPEPEEDKSSVLEASTPPSDSSALLDLLGTTDLGMTSSVSNKSPPSNSTNTVNNNDLLDLLGSLDLSAPTSTSTLPQAQTPLQIFSPTNTTNFLVDGLLNSSSIQNDTLSMIVLDKAGLKITFKLERPPDIADLLIINMSAQNSGSAILTDFLFQAAVPKTFQLQMLSPSSTVIPPSGQVTQVLKVTNISKVPLRMRLRISYTGPTGPVLEQTEVNNFPSLTLQ, from the exons GTTTAACCCAGCCTTTAATATGGCCTCCATAAAACAAGCATTTAATGAAGCAGTAGAAAGAG TCTCAACAGTTAGAATGCCTGCACCAACTCGATTGAGGGATCTCATCAGACAAATAAGAGCTGCTAGAACTGCAGCAGAAGAAAGGACAGTTGTTAACAAGGAATGTGCTTATATTCGTTCAACATTCAGAGAAGAAGATAGTGTATGGAGATGTCGCAATATTGcgaaacttttatatattcatatgCTTGG ATATCCAGCTCATTTTGGTCAACTAGAATGTCTAAAACTTATTGCATCCCCAAGGTTTACAGATAAACGAATTGGTTACTTAGGTGCAATGTTACTGCTAGATGAACGACAAGATGTTCATCTTTTAATtacaaattgtttaaaaaa TGATTTAAATAGCTCCACACAATTTGTTATTGGTTTGGCATTATGTACTTTGGGTGCAATTGCATCACCAGAAATGGCAAGGGATTTGGCATCTGAAGTTGAGAGGCTAATGAAGTCAGCAAATGCATATATTCGAAAAAAAGCAGCACTTTGTGCATTCAGAATTATTAGACGTGTACCAGAGTTAATGGAAATGTTTCTACCTGCTACTCGTAGTTTAATTACAGAGAAAAACCATGGTGTATTAATTACAGGTGTCACACTTATTACAGAAATGTGTGAAAATAGTGTTGATACATTGAATCATTTTAAAAAG aTTGTGCCAAATCTTGTGAGGatcttaaaaaatttaatactagCTGGATATTCTCCAGAACATGATGTATCTGGAGTATCTGACCCGTTCCTTCAAGTAAAAATATTACGTCTCCTTCGAATTTTGGGACGTAATGATATCGATGCATCCGAAGCAATGAACGATATACTTGCGCAAGTTGCAACTAATACAGAAACTAGCAAAAATGTTGGAAATactatattatatgaaactgtATTATCTATTATGGATATAAAATCTGAAAGTGGACTGAGAGTGTTAGCAGTGAATATATTAGGtcgatttttattaaataacgaTAAGAACATCCGATATGTTGCTTTGAATACGTTATTAAAAACAGTTTATGTAGATACAAGTGCAGTACAAAGACATCGCTCAACAATCCTG GAGTGTCTAAAAGACCCGGATGTATCGATTAGAAGACGAGCTATGGAGCTTAGTTTTGCACTTGTAAATTCAAACAATATTAGGAACATGATGAAAGAGTTATTACTTTTTTTGGAACGTGCTGATCCAGAATTTAAAGCGCAATGTAGTAGTAACATAGTAATGTCTGCCGAAAGATTTGCGCCAAATAAACGTTGGCATCTTGAAACGTTATTCAAAGTTCTTGTTGCT GCTGGTAATTATGTTCGAGATGATGTAGTAGCATGCACCATTCAGTTAATTTCAGAAACCCAATCACAGCAAAGCTATGCTGTCAGTGCATTGTGGAGAGCACTGGAAAAAGATACATCCGATAAGCAACCTTTGGCTCAAGTTGCAACATGGTGTATTGGTGAATATGGTGATTTATTACTATATGGACCACCATCAGAAGATATAGATACTCCTGTCAAT ttAACAGAAGATGAAGTTATTGATGTTTATCAAAGGTTACTCTGGAGTCCGCAAAATACAGTAGTCACGAAACAATATACATTATTATCTCTCACAAAACTTAGCACAAGATTTCAGAAGGGTAATGA AAAAATTCGTCAAATAATTGATACATTTGGAAGCAATTTACATATAGAATTGCAACAACGAGGTATCGAATTTTCACAGTTGTTCAGAAAATATGATCATTTACGATCTGCATTACTTGAAAGAATGCCTCCTATGGAAACTGCTAGACCACAAGCTAATGGAATTATTGGTATGGTAAATGGTGAACCAGAACCAGAAGAAGATAAATCTTCAGTTTTGGAAGCGAGTACTCCACCATCTGATTCA AGTGCACTTCTAGATTTGCTTGGAACCACCGACTTAGGAATGACATCTTCTGTATCAAATAAAAGTCCACCTTctaattcaacaaatacagtaAACAATAATGATCTTTTGGATCTACTTGGTAGTTTGGATTTAAGTGCACCTACATCTACATCTACACTGCCACAGGCACAAACGCCATTACAAATATTTAGTCCCACTAACACAACAAACTTTTTAGTGGATGGTTTGCTTAATTCATCATCAATTCAAAATG ATACACTTTCTATGATTGTATTGGATAAAGCAGGACTTAAAATAACCTTCAAATTGGAAAGACCACCAGACATTGctgatttattaattattaatatgtcAGCGCAAAATTCTGGAAGTGCTATATTGACTGATTTTCTGTTTCAAGCAGCAGTTCCTAAG acATTCCAACTACAAATGTTGTCACCATCAAGCACAGTCATTCCTCCTTCTGGACAAGTTACTCAAGTATTGAAAGTTACAAATATCAGCAAA GTACCTTTAAGAATGAGATTACGTATATCTTACACTGGACCAACAGGACCAGTTTTGGAACAAACGGAAGTAAATaattttccttccctaacattgCAGTGA
- the AP-1gamma gene encoding adaptor protein complex 1, gamma subunit isoform X1, giving the protein MWTYYESEDWSVLPPELNRRFNPAFNMASIKQAFNEAVERVSTVRMPAPTRLRDLIRQIRAARTAAEERTVVNKECAYIRSTFREEDSVWRCRNIAKLLYIHMLGYPAHFGQLECLKLIASPRFTDKRIGYLGAMLLLDERQDVHLLITNCLKNDLNSSTQFVIGLALCTLGAIASPEMARDLASEVERLMKSANAYIRKKAALCAFRIIRRVPELMEMFLPATRSLITEKNHGVLITGVTLITEMCENSVDTLNHFKKECGHREIVPNLVRILKNLILAGYSPEHDVSGVSDPFLQVKILRLLRILGRNDIDASEAMNDILAQVATNTETSKNVGNTILYETVLSIMDIKSESGLRVLAVNILGRFLLNNDKNIRYVALNTLLKTVYVDTSAVQRHRSTILECLKDPDVSIRRRAMELSFALVNSNNIRNMMKELLLFLERADPEFKAQCSSNIVMSAERFAPNKRWHLETLFKVLVAAGNYVRDDVVACTIQLISETQSQQSYAVSALWRALEKDTSDKQPLAQVATWCIGEYGDLLLYGPPSEDIDTPVNLTEDEVIDVYQRLLWSPQNTVVTKQYTLLSLTKLSTRFQKGNEKIRQIIDTFGSNLHIELQQRGIEFSQLFRKYDHLRSALLERMPPMETARPQANGIIGMVNGEPEPEEDKSSVLEASTPPSDSSALLDLLGTTDLGMTSSVSNKSPPSNSTNTVNNNDLLDLLGSLDLSAPTSTSTLPQAQTPLQIFSPTNTTNFLVDGLLNSSSIQNDTLSMIVLDKAGLKITFKLERPPDIADLLIINMSAQNSGSAILTDFLFQAAVPKTFQLQMLSPSSTVIPPSGQVTQVLKVTNISKVPLRMRLRISYTGPTGPVLEQTEVNNFPSLTLQ; this is encoded by the exons GTTTAACCCAGCCTTTAATATGGCCTCCATAAAACAAGCATTTAATGAAGCAGTAGAAAGAG TCTCAACAGTTAGAATGCCTGCACCAACTCGATTGAGGGATCTCATCAGACAAATAAGAGCTGCTAGAACTGCAGCAGAAGAAAGGACAGTTGTTAACAAGGAATGTGCTTATATTCGTTCAACATTCAGAGAAGAAGATAGTGTATGGAGATGTCGCAATATTGcgaaacttttatatattcatatgCTTGG ATATCCAGCTCATTTTGGTCAACTAGAATGTCTAAAACTTATTGCATCCCCAAGGTTTACAGATAAACGAATTGGTTACTTAGGTGCAATGTTACTGCTAGATGAACGACAAGATGTTCATCTTTTAATtacaaattgtttaaaaaa TGATTTAAATAGCTCCACACAATTTGTTATTGGTTTGGCATTATGTACTTTGGGTGCAATTGCATCACCAGAAATGGCAAGGGATTTGGCATCTGAAGTTGAGAGGCTAATGAAGTCAGCAAATGCATATATTCGAAAAAAAGCAGCACTTTGTGCATTCAGAATTATTAGACGTGTACCAGAGTTAATGGAAATGTTTCTACCTGCTACTCGTAGTTTAATTACAGAGAAAAACCATGGTGTATTAATTACAGGTGTCACACTTATTACAGAAATGTGTGAAAATAGTGTTGATACATTGAATCATTTTAAAAAG GAATGCGGCCATCGAGAG aTTGTGCCAAATCTTGTGAGGatcttaaaaaatttaatactagCTGGATATTCTCCAGAACATGATGTATCTGGAGTATCTGACCCGTTCCTTCAAGTAAAAATATTACGTCTCCTTCGAATTTTGGGACGTAATGATATCGATGCATCCGAAGCAATGAACGATATACTTGCGCAAGTTGCAACTAATACAGAAACTAGCAAAAATGTTGGAAATactatattatatgaaactgtATTATCTATTATGGATATAAAATCTGAAAGTGGACTGAGAGTGTTAGCAGTGAATATATTAGGtcgatttttattaaataacgaTAAGAACATCCGATATGTTGCTTTGAATACGTTATTAAAAACAGTTTATGTAGATACAAGTGCAGTACAAAGACATCGCTCAACAATCCTG GAGTGTCTAAAAGACCCGGATGTATCGATTAGAAGACGAGCTATGGAGCTTAGTTTTGCACTTGTAAATTCAAACAATATTAGGAACATGATGAAAGAGTTATTACTTTTTTTGGAACGTGCTGATCCAGAATTTAAAGCGCAATGTAGTAGTAACATAGTAATGTCTGCCGAAAGATTTGCGCCAAATAAACGTTGGCATCTTGAAACGTTATTCAAAGTTCTTGTTGCT GCTGGTAATTATGTTCGAGATGATGTAGTAGCATGCACCATTCAGTTAATTTCAGAAACCCAATCACAGCAAAGCTATGCTGTCAGTGCATTGTGGAGAGCACTGGAAAAAGATACATCCGATAAGCAACCTTTGGCTCAAGTTGCAACATGGTGTATTGGTGAATATGGTGATTTATTACTATATGGACCACCATCAGAAGATATAGATACTCCTGTCAAT ttAACAGAAGATGAAGTTATTGATGTTTATCAAAGGTTACTCTGGAGTCCGCAAAATACAGTAGTCACGAAACAATATACATTATTATCTCTCACAAAACTTAGCACAAGATTTCAGAAGGGTAATGA AAAAATTCGTCAAATAATTGATACATTTGGAAGCAATTTACATATAGAATTGCAACAACGAGGTATCGAATTTTCACAGTTGTTCAGAAAATATGATCATTTACGATCTGCATTACTTGAAAGAATGCCTCCTATGGAAACTGCTAGACCACAAGCTAATGGAATTATTGGTATGGTAAATGGTGAACCAGAACCAGAAGAAGATAAATCTTCAGTTTTGGAAGCGAGTACTCCACCATCTGATTCA AGTGCACTTCTAGATTTGCTTGGAACCACCGACTTAGGAATGACATCTTCTGTATCAAATAAAAGTCCACCTTctaattcaacaaatacagtaAACAATAATGATCTTTTGGATCTACTTGGTAGTTTGGATTTAAGTGCACCTACATCTACATCTACACTGCCACAGGCACAAACGCCATTACAAATATTTAGTCCCACTAACACAACAAACTTTTTAGTGGATGGTTTGCTTAATTCATCATCAATTCAAAATG ATACACTTTCTATGATTGTATTGGATAAAGCAGGACTTAAAATAACCTTCAAATTGGAAAGACCACCAGACATTGctgatttattaattattaatatgtcAGCGCAAAATTCTGGAAGTGCTATATTGACTGATTTTCTGTTTCAAGCAGCAGTTCCTAAG acATTCCAACTACAAATGTTGTCACCATCAAGCACAGTCATTCCTCCTTCTGGACAAGTTACTCAAGTATTGAAAGTTACAAATATCAGCAAA GTACCTTTAAGAATGAGATTACGTATATCTTACACTGGACCAACAGGACCAGTTTTGGAACAAACGGAAGTAAATaattttccttccctaacattgCAGTGA